In Amyelois transitella isolate CPQ chromosome 3, ilAmyTran1.1, whole genome shotgun sequence, a single genomic region encodes these proteins:
- the LOC106133371 gene encoding cytochrome b5-like, with translation MAEKTFTRKQVADSGNAKNVLFIINNDVYDVSKFIDEHPGGHEVLVAVAGKDGTEEFEDVGHSLDAKELMLKYKLGTLVAEDRVEVKKKQYNWSDNDTKDSDSGFMSSWKFPLLLGVVVTVLYSYLFA, from the coding sequence ATGGCAGAGAAAACATTTACGAGGAAGCAAGTCGCCGACAGCGGCAACGCTAAGAATGTTCTGTTCATCATCAACAATGACGTGTACGACGTGAGCAAGTTCATCGACGAGCACCCCGGCGGGCACGAGGTGCTGGTGGCCGTGGCCGGCAAGGACGGCACGGAGGAGTTCGAGGACGTCGGCCACAGTCTCGACGCTAAGGAGCTCATGCTCAAATACAAGCTGGGCACGCTGGTCGCCGAGGACCGCGTGGAAGTGAAGAAGAAGCAGTACAACTGGAGCGACAACGACACGAAGGACTCCGACTCTGGCTTCATGTCGTCGTGGAAGTTCCCGCTGCTGCTCGGCGTGGTGGTCACGGTGCTGTACTCCTACCTGTTCGCGTAG
- the LOC106133373 gene encoding cytochrome b5-like, translated as MALTQFTREEVSHHNRADDAMIIIDNMVYNVTKFLEDHPGGPEVLLDNAGKDASQCFHDVGHSDDAKAWRQDFLAGELVERDRRELRAARPAWAGGEDTLTVAAIVHVWGPPVVLAVASTLLYFYLFS; from the coding sequence ATGGCGCTCACGCAGTTCACACGCGAGGAGGTCTCTCACCACAACCGCGCCGATGATGCTATGATCATCATCGATAACATGGTCTACAATGTAACTAAATTCCTGGAGGACCACCCGGGCGGACCGGAGGTTTTGCTGGACAACGCTGGAAAAGACGCTTCGCAGTGTTTCCATGACGTGGGGCACAGCGACGACGCGAAGGCTTGGCGGCAGGATTTCCTCGCGGGGGAGCTGGTGGAGCGTGACCGGCGGGAGCTGCGCGCGGCGCGGCCGGCGTGGGCGGGCGGGGAAGACACCCTGACGGTGGCGGCCATCGTCCACGTGTGGGGGCCGCCCGTCGTGCTGGCCGTAGCGTCCACGTTACTCTATTTCTACTTATTCTCCTAG
- the LOC106133370 gene encoding phospholipase ABHD3, with protein MIGMFMYIFELKKEVLLGLSLSVLYITYYLVEAVKKPLLVCREGPFRQFLENSVPLLQEHYWPTPWCVEARLQTVVGSVLRSHLLPQVHYRREVLKLSDGGQVALDWVDCPEEDGSPRPVLLVLPGLTGGSQADYARCLVAAAAALQAHVVVFLNRGIGGIPLTTPRLYCALSHADLAEVVAAVRARRRGPLLAAGVSLGGLILGQYLAAAGDAAGVSAALIVSSPLDVERSAECLERPLLNAALSYVMARNLRNTVRAHAALRAAGADWAGVAACRSVRQFDRAFTTKHFGFHSVDEYYRQATLRDKLERVRVPLLCLCAADDPMQPIHVIPMREACSSAHVALAVTARGGHIGFLEGWWPAGAPSAQYIARLARQYFRGLLARPDLLHARR; from the exons ATGATAGGGATGTTTATGTACATTTTTGAGTTGAAAAAAGAGGTTTTATTAGGTTTATCCCTATCAGTGCTCTATATAACCTATTACCTAGTGGAAGCAGTCAAG AAACCCCTGCTAGTATGCCGCGAGGGCCCATTCCGGCAGTTCCTGGAGAACAGTGTCCCGCTGCTGCAGGAGCACTATTGGCCCACCCCGTGGTGCGTGGAGGCGCGGCTGCAGACCGTGGTGGGCTCCGTGCTGCGCTCGCATCTGCTGCCACAAGTACACTACCGCAG AGAGGTGCTGAAGCTGTCTGACGGCGGGCAGGTGGCGTTGGACTGGGTGGACTGCCCCGAGGAGGACGGCAGCCCGCGGCCCGTGCTACTGGTGCTGCCCGGGCTCACGGGCGGCTCGCAGGCGGACTACGCGCGCTGCCTCGTGGCCGCGGCCGCCGCGCTGCAGGCGCACGTCGTCGTGTTTCTCAACAGGGGCATCGGAGGGATCCCGCTTACG ACGCCGCGGCTGTACTGCGCGCTGTCGCACGCGGACCTGGCGGAGGTGGTGGCGGCGGTGCGCGCGCGGCGCCGCGGCCCGCTGCTGGCGGCCGGCGTGTCGCTGGGCGGGCTCATCCTGGGGCAGTACCTGGCCGCCGCCGGGGACGCGGCCGGCGTCAGCGCCGCGCTCATCGTGTCCTCGCCGCTGGACGTGGAGCGCAGCGCGGAGTGCCTGGAGCGGCCGCTGCTGAACGCGGCGCTGTCGTACGTGATGGCGCGCAACCTGCGCAACACGGTGCGCGCGCACGCGGCGCTGCGCGCGGCCGGCGCGGACTGGGCCGGCGTGGCCGCGTGCCGCTCCGTGCGCCAGTTCGACCGCGCCTTCACCACCAAGCACTTCGGCTTCCACAG CGTGGACGAGTACTACCGCCAGGCGACCCTCCGCGACAAGCTGGAGCGCGTGCGCGTGCCGCTGCTGTGCCTGTGCGCCGCCGACGACCCCATGCAGCCCATACACG TGATCCCGATGCGCGAGGCGTGCTCGAGCGCGCACGTGGCGCTGGCGGTGACGGCCCGCGGCGGCCACATCGGCTTCCTCGAGGGCTGGTGGCCGGCCGGCGCCCCGTCCGCGCAGTACATCGCGCGGCTGGCCCGCCAGTACTTCCGCGGCCTGCTCGCGCGCCCCGACCTGCTGCACGCGCGCCGCTGA